A window of Nostoc commune NIES-4072 contains these coding sequences:
- a CDS encoding type IV secretory system conjugative DNA transfer family protein, with the protein MNYLTDKHKQLSESQQSGLMLWFGRLPMDKKAVAIGLSLTVGISSAAMAWKGESSDRIYFCVRTPQKKLVCQDKNNRPFRMTPYYWEQWKLEGMPTQIVRDPAMGVNGLVKATNPCKPFWAFGGFLGFALAGWMLRHCQEEEKQRAVFEDIAQKRDAAKAEMAARSELLESYRDVAIAEVQLQADLDLVANDRTVDIQKAEIYAHTEIEVTQMEATDAIFEAQTAGMTEEQKAEYIKQLREMKTPYLQGSQTLAGTIDPNDKVTGDEQGAIAPGATPTGDYLHPSEPLALNTLQALARADSSTALVAAPGSGKSVTLNYLIQKILADSPMADIWVISAKNDSFCGLREKGRVIVFDGENPDLAKEIIDSFYTAYKKRKQLPESKRESLPPLILILDDWLVIADSLSKLYSDWNYGSKLLDVLLIGREFNTKFIASLQSFNLAALGIEKMDAQTRICLNLLLLGNRYIKNGREQESYGVLELILNRGDIIPGKLEREQIKSKYLDVKAVSYQNLRPVMIASVGGFVVALMPLLSNKVNSIASEQEYLDRVFDLEFNLNPAHNGHSKPLSEVAKKIYEYFQNVKTKTPKTLRDLKKADRLSGYSEPELIDGLAELVKTEKINSDGNDSYSLPDW; encoded by the coding sequence ATGAATTATTTAACCGACAAACATAAACAGTTATCCGAGTCACAACAATCGGGTTTAATGTTGTGGTTTGGTCGCCTGCCAATGGACAAGAAAGCTGTTGCAATTGGGCTAAGTTTAACTGTGGGTATTAGCTCGGCGGCGATGGCTTGGAAAGGGGAATCAAGCGACCGCATTTATTTCTGCGTTCGGACTCCCCAGAAAAAATTGGTATGTCAGGACAAGAATAACAGACCATTCCGCATGACCCCCTATTACTGGGAGCAATGGAAGCTAGAAGGGATGCCCACTCAGATTGTGCGTGACCCAGCTATGGGGGTTAATGGCTTAGTCAAAGCTACCAACCCATGTAAGCCGTTTTGGGCGTTTGGCGGATTCCTGGGGTTTGCGCTTGCGGGGTGGATGCTTCGCCATTGCCAAGAGGAGGAGAAGCAGAGAGCAGTTTTTGAAGACATCGCCCAAAAACGTGATGCGGCGAAAGCAGAGATGGCCGCACGTTCCGAGTTGTTAGAGAGTTACCGAGATGTTGCGATCGCAGAAGTTCAACTACAAGCCGACTTGGATCTAGTGGCCAATGATCGCACTGTGGATATCCAAAAAGCCGAGATTTACGCCCACACGGAAATTGAAGTTACCCAAATGGAGGCAACTGATGCCATTTTTGAGGCGCAAACGGCTGGGATGACCGAGGAACAAAAGGCAGAGTACATCAAGCAACTGCGAGAGATGAAAACGCCCTATTTGCAAGGGAGTCAGACTTTAGCGGGGACGATTGACCCTAACGACAAGGTTACTGGGGATGAACAGGGCGCAATCGCACCGGGAGCAACCCCAACAGGTGATTACCTTCACCCATCAGAACCTCTTGCCCTCAATACTTTACAAGCTCTAGCCAGAGCAGATAGTTCCACTGCTTTAGTCGCCGCACCAGGAAGCGGGAAGTCAGTAACCCTCAATTACTTAATTCAGAAAATCTTGGCGGATTCCCCAATGGCAGATATTTGGGTAATTAGTGCTAAGAATGATAGTTTTTGCGGTTTACGGGAGAAGGGGCGGGTAATTGTCTTTGACGGGGAAAACCCAGATTTAGCCAAAGAGATAATTGATAGCTTTTACACGGCCTACAAAAAGCGTAAGCAACTACCAGAATCAAAGCGTGAATCGTTACCACCATTGATTCTCATTTTGGATGATTGGTTGGTGATTGCTGACTCATTAAGCAAGCTTTACTCTGATTGGAATTATGGGAGTAAATTACTTGATGTTTTACTGATTGGTCGAGAGTTTAATACTAAGTTTATTGCTTCCCTACAGTCTTTTAATCTGGCAGCATTGGGCATTGAAAAGATGGATGCCCAAACTCGGATCTGTCTCAATTTACTGCTGTTAGGTAACAGGTATATCAAGAATGGAAGGGAGCAAGAATCTTATGGGGTACTGGAGTTGATTTTAAATAGAGGTGACATTATTCCAGGTAAGCTTGAGCGGGAGCAAATTAAATCTAAATATCTGGATGTGAAAGCAGTCTCTTATCAAAACCTCCGTCCAGTGATGATTGCTTCTGTTGGTGGTTTTGTTGTGGCATTAATGCCCCTTTTATCTAATAAAGTCAACTCGATTGCTTCGGAGCAGGAATATCTAGATAGAGTATTTGACTTGGAATTTAATTTAAATCCTGCTCACAATGGACATTCAAAGCCATTATCTGAAGTAGCGAAAAAGATTTATGAATACTTCCAGAATGTCAAGACTAAAACCCCAAAAACATTACGCGATTTGAAGAAAGCAGACAGGTTATCTGGTTATTCAGAGCCAGAGTTAATTGATGGGTTAGCTGAATTAGTTAAGACTGAGAAGATAAATTCTGACGGTAATGATAGCTATTCCCTGCCTGATTGGTGA
- a CDS encoding type II toxin-antitoxin system VapC family toxin, whose translation MYLLDTNHCTFLIEGEPKVVNHFRELGKVTLATSAIVAGELRFMAQNSQQKTANLIKIRAFINRIDIYPIDDETAEIYGDFKSEIIKRFAAKEKSKRKTTQLQEIGIGENDLWIAATALRHSLILVTSDSDFQRMRQVREFPVESWI comes from the coding sequence ATGTATTTGCTTGACACAAATCATTGCACTTTTTTGATAGAAGGTGAACCAAAAGTTGTCAATCACTTTCGTGAACTAGGTAAGGTTACACTCGCCACTAGTGCTATTGTCGCAGGTGAACTCAGATTCATGGCACAAAACTCCCAACAAAAAACTGCAAATCTCATCAAAATTCGCGCATTTATCAACCGAATTGATATTTATCCAATTGATGATGAAACGGCAGAAATTTACGGAGATTTCAAGTCGGAAATTATTAAAAGATTTGCAGCCAAAGAAAAGAGTAAACGCAAAACAACTCAACTACAAGAAATTGGCATCGGTGAAAATGACCTGTGGATTGCTGCTACAGCTTTACGCCATTCATTAATTCTCGTTACATCAGATAGTGATTTTCAAAGAATGCGTCAAGTCAGGGAATTTCCTGTAGAAAGTTGGATTTGA
- a CDS encoding response regulator yields the protein MLRIVIVEPSTFTLLGIKGAISQSPDIEVTGDATSGKLGFQLIEQTNPDVVLVDLLLPDMSGLELTRSIKRKTNSKVVIFTNQTHSDFIKSAFRHGADSYMLKSADVELIELAIKRAYSDECLLDPKLAKKLLKSLDKNRYIDPTMLDKNLLDSPTERQIQVLRLLAQGLVFEQIAKEMFLSVSTVKRYASDLYSKWHVRNSYEAIKRGAMLGYIDYNLIVNE from the coding sequence ATGCTGAGAATAGTAATTGTTGAACCATCAACATTCACTCTCTTAGGCATCAAAGGTGCTATTTCACAATCTCCAGATATAGAAGTAACTGGTGATGCTACCAGTGGAAAGCTAGGGTTTCAGTTAATTGAACAGACCAACCCTGATGTTGTGTTAGTTGATTTACTATTGCCCGATATGAGTGGTTTAGAACTGACTCGCTCAATCAAAAGGAAAACTAATAGTAAAGTGGTGATTTTTACTAATCAGACTCATTCAGACTTTATTAAGTCAGCTTTCCGTCATGGGGCTGATTCTTATATGCTCAAAAGTGCTGATGTAGAATTGATTGAACTAGCCATCAAGAGAGCTTACTCTGATGAATGCCTGCTTGACCCGAAGCTGGCTAAAAAACTGTTAAAAAGCCTTGATAAAAATAGATATATTGACCCTACAATGCTTGACAAGAACTTGCTTGACTCTCCCACCGAACGACAAATACAAGTCCTGCGTTTACTGGCTCAGGGTTTAGTTTTTGAACAGATTGCCAAAGAAATGTTTCTCTCTGTTAGTACAGTCAAACGTTATGCCAGTGATTTGTACAGTAAATGGCACGTCAGGAACAGTTATGAAGCTATAAAAAGAGGGGCGATGCTTGGTTATATTGACTATAACTTGATTGTGAATGAATGA
- a CDS encoding DUF2188 domain-containing protein, giving the protein MSKGKDQHIVPHSEGWAVKSEGASKATKVFDTQQKAIEKGREIAINQQSELLIHNQKGQIRERNSYGNDPRSSKG; this is encoded by the coding sequence ATGTCTAAAGGTAAAGACCAACACATCGTTCCTCACTCTGAAGGCTGGGCAGTTAAGTCTGAGGGTGCTAGTAAGGCTACTAAAGTATTCGACACCCAGCAAAAAGCCATTGAGAAAGGGCGCGAGATTGCTATTAATCAGCAGTCCGAATTGTTAATACATAACCAAAAAGGACAAATTCGAGAGCGCAACAGCTATGGGAACGATCCGCGATCGTCCAAAGGTTAA
- a CDS encoding DUF2281 domain-containing protein produces the protein MTSKELLIQEIETLPPELLTEALNFIREIKTSHTAKQSSTNNLRGSTAEDLLEFAGTWSGDDIRECLQLVHDARMPLEF, from the coding sequence ATGACTAGCAAAGAATTATTAATCCAAGAAATAGAAACTTTACCACCAGAATTGTTAACAGAAGCACTTAATTTTATTCGAGAAATCAAAACCAGTCATACAGCAAAACAGTCAAGTACAAATAACTTACGTGGTTCTACAGCTGAAGATTTACTAGAATTTGCAGGAACTTGGTCAGGTGATGATATTAGAGAATGTCTTCAGCTTGTTCATGATGCTCGTATGCCACTGGAATTTTAA
- a CDS encoding KTSC domain-containing protein — protein sequence MLQTQVNSSDLQSVGYDATTCTLEIKFHSGGIYQYFKVTESIYRGLMSASSHGKYFHAYIKDFYPYKRIG from the coding sequence ATGCTACAAACACAAGTTAACTCAAGCGATTTGCAAAGTGTTGGCTATGATGCTACAACTTGCACACTTGAAATTAAGTTTCATAGTGGAGGCATATACCAATATTTCAAAGTTACGGAGTCTATTTACAGGGGACTAATGAGTGCTTCCTCTCACGGGAAGTATTTTCATGCTTACATCAAAGATTTTTATCCTTATAAAAGGATAGGCTGA
- a CDS encoding ParA family protein encodes MIITLASFKGGVAKTTSAIHIACYLSQKGSTLLVDGDPNHSATGWAKRGALPFKVVDLLQATMHSRNFDHVVIDTAARPSHEDLEALADGCNLLILPTTPDALAMDALLQTVGALKSLGSDRYRVLLTIIPPAPRLTGQQAREALEAEGIPLFQHGIRRFAVYEKAALEGLPVYQVKDRSSKIAWREYQEVGKEILS; translated from the coding sequence GTGATAATCACCCTTGCTAGTTTCAAGGGTGGCGTAGCTAAAACGACAAGCGCCATCCATATTGCTTGCTATCTATCTCAGAAGGGCAGCACCTTACTGGTTGATGGCGACCCAAACCACAGTGCTACAGGATGGGCAAAGCGAGGAGCATTACCCTTTAAAGTTGTGGATTTACTACAAGCGACTATGCACAGCCGTAATTTTGACCATGTAGTTATTGACACAGCCGCTAGACCAAGCCACGAAGATTTGGAAGCACTCGCTGATGGGTGTAATTTATTAATTTTGCCTACTACCCCTGATGCTTTAGCGATGGATGCGCTATTGCAGACTGTAGGCGCACTTAAATCATTAGGTAGCGATCGCTATCGTGTGTTGCTCACAATCATTCCCCCAGCCCCCCGCTTAACCGGACAGCAAGCACGCGAAGCTTTAGAGGCAGAGGGAATACCACTATTTCAACATGGGATTAGACGATTTGCTGTTTATGAAAAAGCGGCATTGGAGGGGCTGCCAGTTTATCAAGTAAAAGACCGCAGCAGCAAAATAGCATGGCGAGAGTATCAAGAGGTGGGTAAGGAGATATTGTCATGA
- a CDS encoding ParM/StbA family protein, with amino-acid sequence MVDLALSPTVGILAPSLTPASWDCGNGYSKLHFPQGEILIPSYFKQVIETDSNDYESLGNGAVVEYLQGERSDLSGSKWLIGETAEIYCKQSFGRIVDDFKNKITYGLQMLLGAIAQTPRQQSYNLFLVASLHDSQAFAHDLKKALQGKHIVKFDGKDIVNVDITCQITEEGVGALLVSRAPGQQKVALIDLGHGTTITSIFEGNKLLQNSRKIDTVGVHHLCETIANNLQTRRHLGKPANPHLIREGMSKNFVYGTTNWEFSSIYSSELKGWLASCLVPAWKHLQSRADDLDAIYLVGGGAMLPSVSAIASRQGIAQIHNSQTANAIGLLKLAVASLKKV; translated from the coding sequence ATGGTAGATTTGGCATTAAGTCCCACTGTTGGGATTCTAGCCCCATCGTTGACCCCTGCTTCTTGGGATTGTGGTAACGGGTATTCTAAACTACATTTTCCCCAAGGAGAGATACTTATTCCCTCCTACTTTAAACAAGTCATTGAAACGGACTCTAACGACTACGAAAGCTTAGGAAACGGTGCGGTAGTCGAATATCTTCAAGGCGAACGCTCTGATCTATCTGGCTCTAAGTGGTTGATTGGAGAGACTGCCGAAATCTACTGTAAGCAGTCATTTGGACGCATTGTTGATGACTTCAAAAACAAGATTACTTATGGGCTGCAAATGCTCTTAGGTGCAATTGCTCAAACTCCTAGACAGCAGAGCTATAACTTGTTTTTAGTCGCTTCATTGCATGACTCTCAAGCCTTTGCCCATGATCTAAAGAAAGCCTTGCAAGGTAAGCACATTGTCAAGTTTGATGGCAAAGACATTGTAAACGTTGATATCACCTGTCAAATAACAGAGGAAGGTGTAGGAGCATTGTTAGTTTCCCGCGCCCCTGGTCAGCAGAAAGTCGCGCTCATTGACCTGGGGCATGGAACTACGATCACCTCAATATTTGAAGGCAACAAACTATTACAAAATAGTCGCAAGATTGACACAGTAGGCGTTCACCATCTTTGTGAGACGATAGCGAATAACCTCCAAACCCGTCGCCACCTTGGTAAACCAGCTAACCCTCATCTGATCCGAGAGGGGATGAGCAAGAACTTTGTTTATGGAACCACCAATTGGGAGTTTTCAAGCATTTACTCATCAGAACTCAAGGGATGGCTTGCATCTTGTTTAGTCCCTGCGTGGAAGCATTTGCAATCCCGCGCTGATGACCTGGATGCTATTTACCTTGTGGGTGGTGGTGCAATGCTGCCATCGGTTAGTGCAATCGCATCTAGGCAAGGAATTGCACAGATTCATAATTCCCAGACTGCCAATGCAATTGGGTTACTGAAATTAGCTGTTGCATCACTAAAGAAGGTTTAA
- a CDS encoding tyrosine-type recombinase/integrase, producing MNKLSTYTESSLTQVASQLQASNDFLAELQQKAKTTQRGYAGNIRIFFEYFLQREPTQKDVSEFWGLDDQTANGLILKFKNHLVAEGRKAATINRYLSALKYLIKVGRNLKHCRYHFDSDRIESMIVTKYRDTRGVVVDEYNKVFDVIDTTCTKGKRDYALFLLLWANVLRRGEVAKLMVGDFDYHDLTLIIYGKGKGNDSTRIDLNPEIAEAVSDWLGCRTNIKPSDPLFIALDFHNYGHQLTGDGIYAIVRKTCERAGIKKRMTPHKIRHSGITDALDLASGDYRKVQHLSRHADPRTILVYEDNKNQYQLELTNKLAARVGKRRQSQ from the coding sequence ATGAATAAGTTAAGTACATATACTGAAAGTTCTCTGACTCAAGTTGCCAGTCAGCTGCAAGCGTCAAATGATTTTTTGGCGGAGTTGCAGCAGAAAGCTAAGACGACGCAACGGGGGTATGCTGGCAATATACGGATATTTTTTGAGTATTTTTTGCAAAGGGAGCCGACCCAAAAGGATGTCTCTGAGTTCTGGGGGTTGGATGACCAGACGGCTAACGGGTTAATCCTCAAGTTTAAGAATCATTTGGTGGCAGAGGGTAGGAAGGCGGCAACGATTAATCGGTACTTGTCCGCCCTCAAGTATTTAATTAAGGTGGGACGGAACCTCAAGCACTGCCGATATCACTTTGATAGCGACCGCATTGAGTCAATGATTGTGACTAAGTACAGGGATACGCGGGGTGTTGTAGTTGATGAATACAACAAAGTTTTTGATGTAATTGATACCACTTGCACCAAGGGAAAGCGGGATTATGCTTTATTTCTGCTGCTTTGGGCAAATGTTTTGCGGCGGGGGGAGGTGGCGAAGTTAATGGTGGGAGATTTTGATTACCACGATTTGACTTTAATTATTTATGGCAAGGGTAAGGGCAATGATTCTACTAGGATTGACTTAAACCCAGAAATTGCAGAGGCGGTTAGCGACTGGCTGGGCTGTCGTACAAATATTAAACCCAGCGATCCTTTGTTTATCGCGCTTGACTTCCACAATTATGGACACCAACTCACCGGGGATGGCATCTACGCCATTGTGAGAAAAACCTGTGAACGTGCTGGCATCAAAAAGCGGATGACACCCCATAAAATCAGGCATTCGGGGATTACCGATGCTCTTGATTTGGCTTCAGGAGACTATCGGAAGGTGCAGCATTTGAGCCGTCATGCTGACCCCAGGACTATTTTGGTTTACGAGGACAATAAGAATCAGTATCAGTTGGAGTTAACTAATAAATTAGCAGCCCGTGTGGGGAAAAGGCGGCAATCCCAATAA
- a CDS encoding RelA/SpoT domain-containing protein — MTWIEPKYSKKAVSRAGDNLINLNSSEKECLEALDIVSNWRSSYTFPLNNITSLLRFKVKTVEKNAIITQRLKRIPSILRKLKRYHEMRLHRMQDIGGCRVVLSDIKKVNTLKHLLLNSRTKNELAKENDYIENPKDSGYRGIHLIYKYKGKKDEIYNGHTIEIQVRTKIQHSWATAVEVAGTFLKQPLKSGEGSENWLHFFKLVSLLFAFLENCLPKNITNQRLKEIKHEVNLLATELEVFKKLQAFSVSTNLINDAVSRDYSGYFLILLNIDEQNVQIWSYKEKYLSKATEDYINFEKKYKDTKEVDIVLVNAKSIKTLKKAYPNYFADSKEFLDKLNEVLAKEI, encoded by the coding sequence ATGACTTGGATTGAACCAAAATATAGCAAGAAAGCAGTAAGCAGGGCAGGGGATAATTTAATAAATTTGAATTCATCTGAAAAAGAATGCCTAGAAGCATTAGATATTGTCAGTAATTGGAGGTCATCATATACATTTCCCTTAAATAATATTACAAGTTTATTAAGATTTAAGGTAAAAACTGTTGAGAAAAATGCAATAATTACCCAAAGATTAAAGCGTATTCCATCAATACTAAGAAAACTCAAACGTTATCATGAAATGAGATTACACAGGATGCAGGATATTGGAGGATGCAGAGTCGTTTTATCAGATATCAAAAAAGTAAATACTTTAAAACACTTGCTATTAAATAGCAGAACAAAAAATGAATTGGCAAAAGAAAATGATTATATTGAAAATCCTAAAGATTCAGGATATAGAGGGATACATTTAATTTATAAATACAAAGGTAAAAAAGATGAGATATATAATGGGCATACAATTGAAATACAAGTAAGAACAAAGATACAACACTCATGGGCTACAGCAGTAGAAGTTGCAGGAACATTCCTAAAACAACCTCTGAAATCAGGAGAAGGTTCTGAGAATTGGTTGCATTTTTTTAAGTTAGTAAGCTTACTTTTTGCATTTCTAGAAAATTGTTTACCAAAGAATATAACCAACCAAAGGCTAAAAGAAATCAAACATGAAGTAAATCTGCTAGCAACAGAATTAGAAGTATTCAAAAAACTTCAAGCTTTTTCAGTTTCAACCAATCTAATCAATGATGCTGTAAGTAGAGATTATTCTGGTTATTTTTTGATCCTGCTTAATATTGATGAACAAAATGTTCAGATATGGTCTTACAAAGAAAAATACCTTTCTAAAGCAACTGAAGACTATATTAATTTTGAGAAAAAATACAAAGACACAAAAGAGGTAGACATCGTATTAGTTAATGCAAAATCAATAAAGACCCTAAAAAAAGCATATCCAAATTATTTTGCTGACTCTAAAGAATTTTTAGACAAACTTAATGAGGTTCTAGCAAAAGAAATATAA